The following proteins are co-located in the Solanum pennellii chromosome 1, SPENNV200 genome:
- the LOC107002280 gene encoding pentatricopeptide repeat-containing protein At5g19020, mitochondrial: MIIGIRYKPSFHFLAPFFSLSFPSLKWVSSSSSQAPLDHLQLFLDKDKNTKKQKPNWEFSLVSAFKSCSANSSITHGQQLHSLVLKSGLQSNIFILNSLITFYVKCGLVNHAKIIFDSCNKLDAVSCNIMLCGYVKFGFLNDAYQLFDKMTERNCVSYTTMIMGLVQKGFWSEGISVFRDMRCFGVGPNEVTMVNVISAYLHCGGIKVDKMLHGFVLKVGVMDFVHVSTNLLHLYCLGGCLKDARMLFNEMPEKNVVSWNVMLNGYAKAGLVDLAKEVFEQIVDKDVVSWGTIIDGYLQAARLDDAVKLYRDMLYTGLHPNDVMIVDFLSTCGQVMSNFEGRQFHGVAVNMGFDLLDFIQATIIHFYAACGKVDLARLQFEVGNKDHVACWNALIAGLVRNRKIDEARNLFDQMPARDVFSWSSMISGYSQSEQPDLALELFHEMLAIGVKPNEITMVGVVSSIATLGTLKEGRWTHDYICKNSIPLNDNLSAALIDMYAKCASVNDALEVFNQIREKAVDVSPWNAIICGLAMHGHAQLSLHIFSDMLRQNIKPNSITFIGVLSACCHTGLVDAGEQHFKSMTKLYNVKPNIKHYGCMVDLFGRAGRLKEAEELIRSMPMEADIIIWGTLLAACRTHGNTEIGERAAGNLARVEPSHGPSRVLLSNIYADAGKWDDAFLTRQAMRSRGLTRTTAYSGVV; the protein is encoded by the coding sequence ATGATCATTGGAATCAGATACAAGCCATCCTTTCACTTTCTTGCTCCATTTTTCTCActctcttttccttctctcaAATGGGtgtcttcttcatcttcacaaGCCCCCTTGGATCACCTTCAACTCTTCTTGGACAAGGACAAAAACACCAAGAAACAAAAACCCAATTGGGAATTCTCTCTTGTTTCAGCCTTCAAGTCTTGTTCAGCAAATTCATCCATCACACACGGCCAACAACTTCACTCCCTAGTCTTGAAATCTGGTCTTCAATCcaatatttttatactaaatagCTTGATCACTTTTTATGTTAAATGCGGATTAGTAAATCATGCTAAGATAATCTTTGATTCTTGTAATAAGTTAGATGCAGTTTCTTGTAACATAATGTTATGTGGGTATGTGAAATTTGGGTTTTTGAATGATGCCTATCAGTTGTTTGATAAAATGACTGAGAGAAATTGTGTGTCTTATACGACCATGATAATGGGTTTGGTACAGAAGGGGTTTTGGAGCGAGGGGATTTCGGTTTTTAGGGATATGAGGTGCTTTGGTGTTGGTCCAAATGAGGTGACCATGGTGAATGTCATTTCAGCTTATTTGCATTGTGGGGGGATTAAGGTGGATAAAATGCTTCATGGGTTTGTGTTGAAAGTTGGGGTTATGGATTTCGTTCATGTGTCCACCAATTTACTTCATTTGTATTGTCTTGGTGGGTGTTTGAAGGATGCAAGAATGTTGTTTAATGAGATGCCTGAAAAAAATGTGGTTTCTTGGAATGTGATGCTGAATGGGTATGCTAAGGCGGGGCTAGTCGATTTAGCTAAAGAGGTTTTTGAACAGATTGTTGATAAGGATGTGGTCTCTTGGGGTACAATTATTGATGGTTATTTGCAAGCAGCAAGGCTGGATGATGCTGTCAAATTATATCGAGATATGCTATATACTGGGCTGCATCCTAATGATGTTATGATTGTAGACTTTCTATCGACGTGTGGACAAGTGATGTCGAATTTTGAGGGTAGGCAGTTCCATGGTGTAGCAGTAAATATGGGTTTTGATCTCTTGGACTTTATTCAGGCAACAATAATTCACTTCTATGCAGCTTGCGGGAAGGTGGATCTTGCTCGTTTGCAGTTTGAAGTAGGAAACAAGGATCATGTTGCATGTTGGAATGCCCTTATTGCTGGACTTGTTAGAAACAGAAAAATTGATGAGGCTAGAAACTTATTTGATCAAATGCCTGCAAGAGATGTTTTCTCTTGGAGCTCTATGATTTCTGGTTACTCACAGAGTGAGCAGCCTGATTTGGCTCTTGAGCTTTTTCATGAGATGTTAGCTATTGGCGTAAAACCAAACGAAATTACTATGGTCGGTGTCGTCTCTTCTATTGCTACTCTGGGGACCTTGAAAGAAGGTAGATGGACTCATGATTACATATGCAAAAATTCCATCCCTTTGAATGACAACTTGAGTGCAGCACTGATTGACATGTATGCTAAATGTGCCAGCGTCAATGATGCCTTAGAGGTGTTCAATCAAATCCGCGAGAAAGCTGTTGATGTGTCACCATGGAATGCCATTATTTGTGGCCTGGCAATGCACGGGCATGCACAATTATCTCTGCATATCTTCTCAGATATGCTGAGGCAAAACATCAAACCCAATTCAATCACTTTTATTGGAGTCTTAAGTGCATGTTGCCACACTGGGTTGGTGGATGCTGGTGAACAGCATTTCAAGAGCATGACTAAACTGTATAATGTAAAACCAAACATTAAGCACTATGGTTGTATGGTGGATCTTTTTGGTAGAGCAGGAAGGTTGAAAGAAGCTGAAGAGCTCATAAGGAGCATGCCTATGGAGGCAGATATCATCATATGGGGCACATTGTTGGCTGCTTGTAGAACTCATGGCAACACAGAAATAGGTGAAAGGGCTGCAGGGAACTTGGCAAGAGTGGAGCCATCTCATGGTCCTAGTAGGGTCCTTCTGTCTAACATTTATGCAGATGCCGGAAAATGGGATGATGCATTTCTCACTAGGCAGGCTATGCGAAGTCGAGGATTGACAAGGACAACTGCATATAGTGGTGTTGTATGA
- the LOC107010261 gene encoding uncharacterized protein At5g19025-like isoform X2, with amino-acid sequence MHHHFLSSFITMAPSSSSSSSSSSSSLTKPLKKTSNSNPNSNPTNSPNCPSSHHNFCNHSPSATLDLLIFILVLFSGAFLIISYFSYIFNSISLLFPYPPSFLLNTLLNYLEEVDVWTHYIFYIFFVIVFVVVVLFFEICCGFGFRSRKCGKNGCKGLRRAMEFDLQLQGEECLRSGCETKAVREINQLPWKGGSENNPDYECLRAELRKMAPPNGRAVLLFRSKCGCPVAKLEGWGAKRGRRHKKTLTINGKADHR; translated from the exons ATGCACCATCACTTCCTTTCTTCCTTCATCACCATggctccttcttcttcttcttcatcttcatcttcttcttcttccctcaCCAAACCCCTAAAAAAAACCTCAAACTCAAACCCTAATTCAAACCCCACAAATTCCCCAAATTGCCCTTCTTCACACCACAACTTCTGTAATCACTCTCCTTCAGCTACCCTTGATCTTCTAATATTCATTCTTGTACTTTTCTCTGGTGCTTTCCTCATCATTTCCTACTTCTCATACATCTTTAAttcaatttctcttcttttcccaTACCCACCATCATTTTTACTCAACACCCTTTTGAACTATCTAGAAGAAGTGGACGTTTGGACCCACTACATCTTTTACATATTCTTCGTTATTGTTTTCGTTGTCGTCGTGCTTTTCTTTGAGATCTGTTGTGGGTTTGGGTTTAGATCAAGGAAATGTGGCAAAAATGGCTGTAAAGGGTTGAGAAGGGCTATGGAATTTGACTTGCAATTGCAGGGTGAAGAGTGTTTGAGATCTGGGTGTGAGACAAAAGCTGTTAGAGAGATCAATCAGTTGCCTTGGAAAGGTGGGAGTGAGAATAATCCAGATTATGAATGTCTTCGTGCTGAGTTGAGAAAAATGGCACCACCCAATGGACGTGCTGTCTTGTTGTTTAGGTCTAAATGTGGCTGTCCTGTTGCTAAACTCGAAGGTTGGGGTGCTAAACGAGGGCGTCGGCACAAGAA GACTCTGACAATTAATGGTAAGGCGGATCATCGCTGA
- the LOC107010261 gene encoding uncharacterized protein At5g19025-like isoform X1, translating into MHHHFLSSFITMAPSSSSSSSSSSSSLTKPLKKTSNSNPNSNPTNSPNCPSSHHNFCNHSPSATLDLLIFILVLFSGAFLIISYFSYIFNSISLLFPYPPSFLLNTLLNYLEEVDVWTHYIFYIFFVIVFVVVVLFFEICCGFGFRSRKCGKNGCKGLRRAMEFDLQLQGEECLRSGCETKAVREINQLPWKGGSENNPDYECLRAELRKMAPPNGRAVLLFRSKCGCPVAKLEGWGAKRGRRHKKSSCKLTWTPPLFKKKKITHIILNFDKR; encoded by the exons ATGCACCATCACTTCCTTTCTTCCTTCATCACCATggctccttcttcttcttcttcatcttcatcttcttcttcttccctcaCCAAACCCCTAAAAAAAACCTCAAACTCAAACCCTAATTCAAACCCCACAAATTCCCCAAATTGCCCTTCTTCACACCACAACTTCTGTAATCACTCTCCTTCAGCTACCCTTGATCTTCTAATATTCATTCTTGTACTTTTCTCTGGTGCTTTCCTCATCATTTCCTACTTCTCATACATCTTTAAttcaatttctcttcttttcccaTACCCACCATCATTTTTACTCAACACCCTTTTGAACTATCTAGAAGAAGTGGACGTTTGGACCCACTACATCTTTTACATATTCTTCGTTATTGTTTTCGTTGTCGTCGTGCTTTTCTTTGAGATCTGTTGTGGGTTTGGGTTTAGATCAAGGAAATGTGGCAAAAATGGCTGTAAAGGGTTGAGAAGGGCTATGGAATTTGACTTGCAATTGCAGGGTGAAGAGTGTTTGAGATCTGGGTGTGAGACAAAAGCTGTTAGAGAGATCAATCAGTTGCCTTGGAAAGGTGGGAGTGAGAATAATCCAGATTATGAATGTCTTCGTGCTGAGTTGAGAAAAATGGCACCACCCAATGGACGTGCTGTCTTGTTGTTTAGGTCTAAATGTGGCTGTCCTGTTGCTAAACTCGAAGGTTGGGGTGCTAAACGAGGGCGTCGGCACAAGAA ATCTTCTTGCAAGCTGACCTGGACACCAccattattcaaaaaaaaaaaaatcactcacATCATCCTTAATTTTGACAAGCGCTGA